Genomic segment of Rattus norvegicus strain BN/NHsdMcwi chromosome 7, GRCr8, whole genome shotgun sequence:
GCTACTCGCCCCCGCAGCGGAGAGCCCACCCGCCTGGGAAGGGCGGGACTGTGGGGTTGGCCTTTCGGCGCCCTCTGGGCGTCGGCAGTCGCCGCCCGGCAGCCGCGGCGACCTCAGCGACCGCGTGGAGCCGCCAAGAGTTTCCGGAGCCCGGCTTCCAGGCGGCGCGGGAGGCCGTGGGCGGCGGGGCGGAGCCGGCGGGGGCGGAGCCAGCGGCGGGGGCGTGTCCACGGCGGGCACTGGGAAGGCCCCAAGTTAATGAGGCGTACGCCGGCTGCCGAGCGCCTCTCGGAGCTGGGTTTTCCCCCGCGGCGCGGGAGCCAGGAGCCGCCTTTTCCGCTGGGTGTCActcgggggtggggagggtggccCATTGAAAAGCGCTGCGAGGGGCCCCGGCCAGTGCCCTTCAGTGAGCGCTCCGCGGAAGACGGCAGAGAGCAGCCCGCTCACGGCTCCGGGATCTTGTGGCGGGTCAGGACTCGCCTGTCCCTCTGCCGGGACCCCGAGCCaccgccgccaccgccaccgctcTGTCTCCTGCGAGTCAGCCTTCTCTGTGCGCTCCGGGCAGGCGGCCGCGGAAGCCGCTGGAGCGAGGACAGCGCACGGCTGCTACTGCTACCCCCAGCCGGAGCGTCTGGAAGCCTAAAGGCCGAGCGGAGCAGCAGCACCCCTTATGCCGGAAGGATGCTGGAGAGCAGCGGTTGCAAGGCGCTGAAGGAAGGAGTGCTGGAAAAGCGAAGCGACGGGCTGCTGCAGCTCTGGAAGAAAAAGTGCTGCATCCTCACTGAGGAAGGGCTACTGCTCATACCGCCCAAGCAGGTAcaacatcagcagcagcaacagcagcagcaacagcccgGGCAGGGGACAGCCGAACCGTCCCAACCTAGTGGCCCCGCCGTCACCAGCCTTGAGCCACCAGCCAAGCTGAAGGAATTGCACTTTTCCAATATGAAGACTGTAGACTGCGTGGAGCGCAAGGGCAAGTATATGTACTTCACTGTGGTGATGGCGGAGGGCAAAGAGATCGACTTTCGGTGTCCCCAGGACCAGGGCTGGAACGCAGAGATCACGTTGCAGATGGTGCAGTACAAAAATCGTCAGGCCATACTGGCGGTCAAGTCTAcgaggcagaagcagcagcaccTGGTCCAGCAGCAGCCTCCGCAGACGCAGCAGATCCAACCCCAGCCCCAGCCGCAGATCCAACCCCAGCCCCAGCCGCAGATCCAGcctcaaccccaaccccaaccccaacctcagccccaaccccagcagcAGCCCCAGCCCCAACAGCTCCACTCCTACCCGCACCCGCATCCTCATCTttaccctcaccctcaccctcacgcGCACTCGCACCCGCACCCGCACCCTCACCCTCATCCACACCAACTCCAGCATGCGCACCAGCCTCTCCACTCGCAGCCACAGGGCCACCGGCTTCTCCGCAGCACCTCCAACTCTGCCTGAAGAGGGCGGCACCCGGGCCACTCAAGGTAAGGTCCTGGCAACTTGGGACTCCTAGAAACCTGCCAGCATGACTGTTGGGAAGAGAGGAAAGCTTGTTGACCGGTTCCGCTTCCGAAGCAAAGTAAAAAGAAATCGTTTCAAGTTTGTGGAGAGGTGGCAAAAAGATAGGCAGGCTGGAACTTGTAGAGGCCGGGCGGGGAAGGAAGAGCGGGAGGAATTTCACCAGGGAGCTGGGCACGGGGGATAGACCACCTACCCCGCAGCACTGGATCACTCTAGTTCACTGCCATCCTCCTTAGTGCTACTTTATTGTGTGCCTGCGGACCTGGTGTCCTTCTGGGCACTCCTTTGTCCTGGCCGGGAGGGACCAGGGTCTTGACTTCTGAGTCATCCATTTCATTCTGTGTTCTTCCTTTCCAGGTTTTGAGGACTTCGGGAAGTGGGAAGAGTGCATTACTATTTAAGTTCACTTGGATCAAAACCAACGGAGTCTCCCCGCCCTGTGCCAGATCAAGTAGTTTGGACATCACCCTACGGATAACGCGCGCTTGCAGTTCCTCGTAGTTTTTTCTGCGTAAGCTTCATCACAGTGCAGGAAGCGATTTTGAGTCAAGATGACTATTTATGAACCTTTGGAAGGATCACCTAACGTAATGGACCTTGTAGGAGCAATTTATgtactgtaattttattttaatgtattttggtttatgattatttatgtttttttaatgcCTATTCTAAGACATTTCTGAATGTAGgccacctcctcttccccttctcgccaaaaaaaaaaaagagactttaTTTTCAGAAACCTATTTCCTAGTAAGCCCTGatcttggaaaagaaaaaggggaagaagagTGGTGGAGTGGGGCAAACATGAAAAATGGATTCATCATCCCCAGAACATTCTCATAAAGTCGACtctttttcattgtatttgaagaagtTGAAATTAAATTCTGATATTACTTTCACTTTTTAGAGTCTCTTTCATAGATGTGTAGTGTGTgcagatgttttcttttaaaaagctaatGGGTTGGAAGGTATGATTATGAAAACCTGGTGGTTGAGATCATGCTTTTCTAGGAAGAAATCAGTAAGAATGACactagattttaaaacatttaaatactgCCCAGCCGGAGGCGTGATCCACTGTCTGGACGATGTGGTGAATGGAGTCTGCTGTGAGGGGAACTTACTACTacgagaggaaagcagagagtcCTTTTGGAGCCTAGAGCTGGGCTCAAGTGCCCCTGGGATTCAATCCTAgcacaccacccccacccccaaaagtaaTTTTGATTGTGAGTATTAatgtttcaattttaaaattatggGGTGCTCCACCTGAGAGTATTTTTACCCCTGTTCAGAATCCCATACCCTTCACCCAGATCTCTGCATACTCAGCTTGGGCCACATTTTCCTAGCCTAGCCTTTTACTTTGTCATAGATGCACTCTGAAGGGGATTTGCAAATATTTCAAAAGGACTGACTGGGAAccataacattttaaatttcattctgaaaataagactgggcagagaaaggccacaCTTGTCTCTTTATGGCTCTGGGGGATGACTGGGCCTTCCCTGTTTTGATTAGGTGACTAAATTCCCCATTAGGAAGGAAAGACTAGAGAAGCtgagatcagtggttctcaacctgtggggtctTGACCCCTTTGAGGGACAACACAGAGGTTACCTATCTTCATTATGATTCGTAACTGCAAAGTCACTGTTAGGAACTGGCAATGACTGGGGACTCACAGCAACATCACAACgtgaggaactctattaaagggtcacagcattgggaaggttgagaaccacggctCGAGGTTGTCAGTAAGAAAATAAACTCTTGTTTAACAGTCAGGATGTTgcggggggtggagggagaggatgtgctttTAAAGGTAGAACAAACCCTCCACTGTGTAAAAATCAAAGGGACAGTCAAGAttcacaaaggcagacactactgCCACTTCAGTGGAGAAGCAGTCCCAGATAATACCAAAGTCTCTAGGGATTGAAAGTCACTTCCTCACTGCCTGACTGCTAACTGTTTGCCCTGACCCTTTCTCAGTATCTTCTAGCATCTAAACTGG
This window contains:
- the Phlda1 gene encoding pleckstrin homology-like domain family A member 1, whose amino-acid sequence is MRRTPAAERLSELGFPPRRGSQEPPFPLGVTRGWGGWPIEKRCEGPRPVPFSERSAEDGREQPAHGSGILWRVRTRLSLCRDPEPPPPPPPLCLLRVSLLCALRAGGRGSRWSEDSARLLLLPPAGASGSLKAERSSSTPYAGRMLESSGCKALKEGVLEKRSDGLLQLWKKKCCILTEEGLLLIPPKQVQHQQQQQQQQQPGQGTAEPSQPSGPAVTSLEPPAKLKELHFSNMKTVDCVERKGKYMYFTVVMAEGKEIDFRCPQDQGWNAEITLQMVQYKNRQAILAVKSTRQKQQHLVQQQPPQTQQIQPQPQPQIQPQPQPQIQPQPQPQPQPQPQPQQQPQPQQLHSYPHPHPHLYPHPHPHAHSHPHPHPHPHPHQLQHAHQPLHSQPQGHRLLRSTSNSA